GCGGGGCGGACGGAGGTCGTCGGCCCGTCCGTCGGCGAGTGCCCGGGCGATGTGGATGGCGGCCAGGTAGTGGCTGTCGAGGGCGCTGTGGCCCAGGTCGGCGATCGGGACGAGCACGGCGTGCGGGGCCAGGGCCACGATGCGCTCGGCGACGGGGCGAGGTGTGCGCAGGTCGCGTTCGCCGGTGATCACTACCAGGGGCTTGGTGAAGTGGGTCAGGTGCTCGCTCAGGTCGATCGGATCCCCGGTGAAACCCGGCCTGCGAGGGGCCAGGTCGGCCAGATGCAGCTGCGGGTCGAGCGGGGCGCCGTCGGGAGGCAGGCCGAACCCGAGGGTGGCGAAGGCGATGCCGCTGACCAGGTCGGGCTCCATGATGTGGGGTGTGCCCGCACCCTCGAGCCGGCCGGACCGGGCGATCAACCGGAACACCAGCCGGGCCCGGACCGCCCCTCGGGGCCGGCCTGCTTGCGGAGGCTGGGCAGCAGCCACAGGCTGCGTCGCAACCGCTGCGGACCGGGCGGGGTGAGCGGCCCGCAGGAGTCGTAGCAGCGCGTCCGGGCCGGCGAACTCGTACACCACCTCGACCACGCGGCTCAGCTGCGGCATCGGGACCCCGGCGGCGGCCGCGTTCCGTACGGCCGTGGGCAGGGCCGGCGGGGCTGAGGGGGCTGAGGCAGTTGAAAGAGTAGGCCGGGTCGGGCCGGGGTCGCCCCCGTCGCCCGGGCGAACCCGGTCCGGCCTCTCCCCGTGTCCGGCACCCTCCCGGGTGCCGGCGACGTCCTGGTGACCTGCGTCCTTCATGAGGGTTTCGTCGCCCCACCCCCACAGCAGCCGACGCCGGTACGCGCGCACGTCCGCGAGGTCGTCCTTCGCCGAGAGCAGCGGTGAGTCGAGCACCAGGGACGCGACCTGGTCCGGATGCCGAGCGGCGAAGACCTGCGCGAGGTAACTGCCGTACGAGCTGCCGTAGACGACCGCCTGCGGCACCGCGCAGGCCTGGAGCACGGCGGCCAGGTCGTCGGCGGCGGCCTCCACCGTGATCGCGGCGACCGGCAGGTCATGGCCGGTGTCGTCCCGGCGGGAGAGGCCGACCCCACGATGCTCGAC
This region of Kineosporia sp. NBRC 101731 genomic DNA includes:
- a CDS encoding alpha/beta fold hydrolase, whose product is MVNRPVLPNTLHGRSFPLFAVRTGPRGRTPVLFVPGGPGLASVIPYLTLRRAASRQGLDVIMVEHRGVGLSRRDDTGHDLPVAAITVEAAADDLAAVLQACAVPQAVVYGSSYGSYLAQVFAARHPDQVASLVLDSPLLSAKDDLADVRAYRRRLLWGWGDETLMKDAGHQDVAGTREGAGHGERPDRVRPGDGGDPGPTRPTLSTASAPSAPPALPTAVRNAAAAGVPMPQLSRVVEVVYEFAGPDALLRLLRAAHPARSAAVATQPVAAAQPPQAGRPRGAVRARLVFRLIARSGRLEGAGTPHIMEPDLVSGIAFATLGFGLPPDGAPLDPQLHLADLAPRRPGFTGDPIDLSEHLTHFTKPLVVITGERDLRTPRPVAERIVALAPHAVLVPIADLGHSALDSHYLAAIHIARALADGRADDLRPPRTHRTSAQGNPSAPSPLLVLAALPRRGPAALLRPLLRTATWGVSRERTQPRHQ